One genomic segment of Oncorhynchus kisutch isolate 150728-3 linkage group LG15, Okis_V2, whole genome shotgun sequence includes these proteins:
- the LOC116353595 gene encoding transcription cofactor vestigial-like protein 2 yields the protein MAVRSGSPQEVVKTEVQSDRVIFTYFQGDIGSMVDQHFTRALGKAGKNKAPSGKGKKSRKAVKSESDLTSCRWGVSTPSWSEGHFAAVSGSLQLSNTKESSSSHPLALDSPDESPSPWAFASRQHGGLGLPAMAYPHAMSPEGLGVTGQHYTNSLLNLLHSDRSEVAADMVSGSKPELFSSWTGHPVFREPMNPDSGIVLEKKDLYWY from the exons ATGGCAGTTCGTTCAGGTAGCCCCCAGGAAGTTGTAAAGACAGAGGTGCAGTCCGATAGAGTCATCTTCACCTACTTCCAGGGTGACATTGGTAGCATGGTGGACCAACACTTCACCCGTGCCCTCGGCAAGGCCGGCAAGAACAAGGCCCCCAGTGGGAAGGGCAAAAAGAGCCGCAAAGCTGTCAAATCTG AGTCTGACTTAACGTCTTGTCGGTGGGGTGTCTCAACCCCATCCTGGTCTGAAGGCCACTTTGCCGCTGTCTCTGGTTCCCTTCAGCTGAGCAACACCAAGGAGTCCAGCTCCAGCCACCCCCTCGCCCTCGACTCCCCAGACGAGAGCCCCAGCCCCTGGGCCTTTGCCTCCAGGCAACATGGTGGTCTGGGCCTTCCCGCCATGGCTTATCCCCATGCCATGTCCCCTGAGGGCCTGGGGGTCACTGGACAACATTACACCAACTCCCTGCTCAATCTCCTCCACAGTGACCGGTCAGAGGTGGCTGCAGACATGGTCTCAGGCTCCAAACCAGAGCTTTTCTCTAGCTGGACGGGTCACCCGGTCTTCAGAGAACCCATGAACCCTGACTCAG GAATAGTTCTGGAGAAAAAGGACCTGTATTGGTATTAA